From the Sphingomonas suaedae genome, one window contains:
- a CDS encoding MlaD family protein, which produces METRSNHVLVGAVVLILLAVLALFTVWLARVSTTSEKEYDIFFKQAVDGLNKGSQVAFSGVPAGQVKEIGLFKPDPSLVRVRIAVNSDVPILQGTTATIQGVGFTGVSQIQLDGAVKGAAPIVCPETNPRAVCPLGVPVIPTKQGGLGALLNSAPRLLERLSTLTERLTELLSDRNQASISGILANTERLTGELAKGAPDMRAAIAELRNTVKQAGYAAEKIGDMAATTDRVLGDEVSPAMRDLRGAIASADRSMKALERTLGKADTGIDAVSSKTIPEINQLIQDLRQMTAALASVAEKIDREGAGSILGSPKLPDYEPRKK; this is translated from the coding sequence ATGGAAACCCGGTCAAATCATGTGCTGGTCGGCGCGGTCGTGCTGATCCTGCTCGCCGTGCTGGCGCTGTTCACCGTGTGGCTCGCGCGCGTCAGCACGACCAGCGAGAAGGAATATGACATCTTCTTCAAACAGGCGGTCGACGGTCTGAACAAGGGCTCGCAGGTCGCCTTTTCCGGCGTGCCCGCTGGTCAGGTGAAGGAAATCGGTCTGTTCAAGCCCGACCCCAGCCTGGTGCGCGTGCGGATCGCGGTGAACAGCGACGTGCCGATCCTGCAGGGCACCACGGCGACGATCCAGGGCGTTGGCTTTACCGGGGTCAGCCAGATCCAGCTCGACGGCGCGGTCAAGGGTGCGGCGCCGATCGTCTGTCCGGAAACCAATCCGCGCGCGGTCTGCCCGCTCGGCGTGCCGGTGATTCCGACCAAACAGGGCGGGCTAGGTGCTCTGCTCAACTCGGCACCGCGCCTGCTCGAACGACTCTCGACGCTCACCGAACGGCTCACCGAATTGCTGTCCGACCGCAATCAGGCGTCGATCAGCGGCATCCTTGCCAACACCGAACGGCTGACCGGGGAACTGGCCAAGGGCGCGCCCGACATGCGCGCGGCCATTGCCGAACTGCGCAACACGGTGAAACAGGCGGGCTATGCCGCCGAGAAGATCGGCGACATGGCCGCGACCACCGACCGTGTCCTGGGCGACGAGGTATCCCCGGCGATGAGGGACCTGCGGGGCGCCATCGCTTCGGCCGACCGCAGCATGAAGGCGCTTGAGCGGACATTGGGCAAAGCGGATACCGGGATCGACGCGGTTTCGAGCAAGACGATCCCCGAGATCAATCAGCTGATTCAGGACCTGCGCCAGATGACCGCCGCGCTCGCCTCGGTCGCGGAAAAGATCGATCGCGAGGGAGCCGGGTCGATCCTGGGATCGCCCAAGCTTCCCGACTATGAACCCAGGAAGAAGTGA
- a CDS encoding ABC-type transport auxiliary lipoprotein family protein — protein sequence MMRTRLLLPALLAALPLGGCISFGSNPPPSLLTLNADATVAVGETASSANARSITIAVPGVPQELAVTRIPVRSGDTSVAYLKDAQWVETPNRLFARMLSDTITARTGRVVLTTRVSLGDPGARLGGDLRQFGVDATASEAVVVYDATLVRDRPASSDGARPVMPYEKRRFEARVPMAELTPAAAGTALNQAANKVAGEVAEWVGK from the coding sequence ATGATGCGAACCCGCCTCCTCCTCCCCGCGCTGCTCGCCGCGCTGCCGCTCGGCGGCTGCATCAGCTTCGGCTCGAACCCGCCCCCTTCCCTGCTCACCCTCAATGCCGACGCCACGGTCGCGGTGGGGGAGACCGCCAGTTCGGCCAATGCGCGTTCGATCACCATCGCGGTGCCGGGCGTGCCGCAGGAACTGGCAGTGACCCGCATCCCGGTGCGCAGCGGCGACACCAGCGTTGCCTATCTCAAGGATGCGCAATGGGTCGAAACCCCCAATCGCCTGTTCGCGCGGATGCTGTCCGATACGATCACCGCGCGCACCGGCCGTGTCGTGTTGACGACACGCGTATCGCTTGGGGATCCCGGCGCGCGGCTGGGCGGCGACCTGCGCCAGTTCGGGGTCGATGCCACTGCCAGTGAGGCGGTCGTCGTCTATGACGCGACGCTGGTGCGCGACCGCCCCGCCTCCAGCGACGGCGCCCGCCCCGTGATGCCCTATGAAAAGCGCCGCTTCGAGGCGCGCGTGCCGATGGCCGAACTCACCCCCGCCGCTGCGGGCACCGCGCTAAACCAGGCGGCGAACAAGGTGGCGGGCGAGGTCGCCGAGTGGGTGGGGAAATAG
- a CDS encoding ABC transporter permease → MSAPADFQHDAADGGTLRFSGNLSLRAIGDLADRLGSVEGPVRTLDMQGIDRLDTVGAWLVHRFARDHDARVVGLDSNQQLLFDHVAQADHPIATPARPLGPFAQLLAEIGEAVVQAFQTLYGLLGFMGATAVAAGRVIANPRRFRYHATVHRFEVVGVSALGIIGLMSFLIGIVIAQQGAVQLRQFGAEVFTINLVGRITLRELGILMTAIMVAGRSGSAFAAQLGTMKLTEEIDAMRTIGVSPMEALVLPRVLSAVLMLPLLGFYASLIGMIGGGLLCWIALDIPPITFVQRIREVVPITDLYVGLVKAPVFGAIIAMAGCYQGMQVEGDAEQVGTRTTTAVVQAIFLVIVLDAFFAVFFTEVGWN, encoded by the coding sequence ATGAGCGCGCCAGCCGATTTCCAGCATGATGCGGCCGATGGCGGCACGCTGCGTTTCAGCGGCAATCTGTCGCTTCGCGCGATCGGTGATCTTGCCGACCGGCTTGGTTCGGTCGAGGGGCCGGTGCGCACGCTCGACATGCAGGGAATCGATCGGCTCGATACCGTCGGCGCCTGGCTGGTCCACCGCTTCGCGCGCGACCATGATGCCAGGGTCGTCGGCCTCGACAGCAACCAGCAACTGTTGTTCGATCATGTCGCACAGGCCGATCATCCGATCGCCACGCCTGCGCGCCCGCTGGGCCCCTTTGCGCAATTGCTCGCCGAAATCGGCGAGGCCGTGGTGCAGGCGTTCCAGACGCTCTACGGCCTGCTCGGCTTCATGGGCGCGACCGCGGTTGCCGCCGGGCGCGTGATCGCCAATCCGCGCCGCTTTCGCTACCATGCAACGGTCCATCGGTTCGAAGTGGTCGGCGTTTCGGCGCTGGGCATCATCGGGTTGATGAGCTTTCTGATCGGGATCGTCATCGCGCAACAGGGCGCGGTGCAGCTGCGCCAGTTCGGTGCCGAGGTGTTCACGATCAACCTGGTCGGGCGGATCACGTTGCGCGAGCTCGGCATTCTGATGACCGCGATCATGGTCGCTGGCCGCTCCGGCTCCGCCTTCGCCGCGCAGCTCGGCACGATGAAACTGACTGAAGAGATCGATGCGATGCGCACCATCGGCGTCAGTCCGATGGAGGCGCTGGTCTTGCCGCGCGTGCTGTCGGCGGTGCTGATGCTCCCGCTGCTCGGCTTCTACGCATCGCTGATCGGGATGATCGGCGGCGGTCTGCTCTGCTGGATCGCGCTCGACATCCCGCCGATCACCTTCGTCCAGCGCATCCGCGAAGTGGTGCCCATCACCGATCTCTATGTCGGGCTGGTCAAGGCACCGGTGTTCGGCGCGATCATCGCCATGGCGGGCTGTTACCAGGGGATGCAGGTCGAGGGCGACGCCGAACAGGTCGGCACCCGCACCACCACCGCCGTGGTTCAGGCGATCTTCCTCGTCATCGTGCTCGATGCCTTTTTCGCGGTGTTCTTTACCGAAGTGGGGTGGAACTGA
- a CDS encoding peptidylprolyl isomerase encodes MRDSLAPMLTSLLALAVQAATAAPLPSDPVESDWRDIPAEELLVMTLAGERQIVIRLAPRYAPVHVANIRRLAAAGWWDAASVYRVHDNYVVQWGDPTEKKPLPEGVIARPPAEYDWPAFDAVTRLTRTDPYSTATGHSADGWPLATNGQVAWLPHCYAMVGVARDLAPSTGSGGDLYAVIGHGPRHLDRNIAIVGRVLEGIEHLSALPRGTEGGLGLYKETSQHVPFVRGRLASDLPESVRPRFQYRAADNVRFAAWIKARENRQPPFFNLPSGGVDICNVMPPVRRAP; translated from the coding sequence ATGCGTGACAGCTTGGCGCCCATGCTGACCTCGCTCCTCGCGCTCGCAGTGCAGGCCGCCACGGCGGCTCCGCTTCCTTCCGATCCGGTCGAAAGCGATTGGCGCGACATCCCCGCCGAAGAGTTGCTGGTGATGACGCTGGCGGGTGAGCGACAGATCGTGATCCGGCTCGCGCCGCGCTACGCGCCGGTCCATGTCGCCAATATCCGCAGGCTTGCGGCCGCCGGTTGGTGGGACGCGGCAAGCGTCTATCGTGTCCACGACAATTATGTCGTGCAATGGGGCGATCCGACCGAGAAGAAGCCGCTGCCGGAGGGCGTGATCGCCCGGCCGCCCGCCGAATATGACTGGCCGGCCTTCGACGCGGTCACGCGGCTCACCCGCACCGACCCCTATTCGACCGCAACCGGGCACAGCGCCGATGGCTGGCCGCTGGCGACCAATGGGCAGGTCGCGTGGCTCCCGCATTGCTATGCCATGGTCGGTGTCGCGCGCGATCTGGCGCCGAGCACGGGAAGCGGCGGCGATCTTTATGCGGTGATCGGCCATGGGCCTCGCCATCTCGATCGCAACATCGCGATCGTCGGCCGTGTGCTCGAGGGGATCGAGCATTTGTCGGCGCTGCCGCGCGGCACCGAGGGCGGGCTTGGCCTCTACAAGGAGACAAGCCAGCACGTTCCGTTCGTGCGGGGTAGGCTTGCCAGCGACTTGCCCGAAAGCGTGCGCCCGCGCTTCCAGTATCGCGCCGCAGACAATGTCCGTTTCGCCGCCTGGATCAAGGCGCGCGAGAATCGCCAGCCGCCCTTTTTCAACCTGCCCTCAGGCGGGGTGGACATCTGCAACGTGATGCCGCCGGTCCGGCGCGCGCCATAG
- a CDS encoding ABC transporter ATP-binding protein encodes MTAPTFDDGDAIIRVRNLRNSFGEQVVHDNLDLDVRRGEILGVVGGSGTGKSVLMRSIIGLQPPDHGEVHVFGEPVLGANDDQAFEIRRRWGVLFQGGALFSTLTVSENVQVPLKEFYPQLDQGLLDEIAAYKVVMTGLPPNAGPKYPAELSGGMKKRAGLARSLALDPELLFLDEPTAGLDPIGAAAFDELTRSLQQTLGLTVFLITHDLDTLYAICDRVAVLADKRVIAVGTIDELLALDHPWIQEYFNGPRGRAAVSSAERAAAKGA; translated from the coding sequence ATGACCGCCCCGACCTTCGATGACGGTGACGCGATCATCCGCGTCCGCAACCTGCGCAACAGCTTCGGCGAGCAGGTGGTCCACGACAATCTCGATCTCGACGTGCGGCGCGGCGAGATCCTGGGCGTGGTCGGCGGGTCCGGTACCGGCAAGTCGGTGCTGATGCGTTCGATCATCGGCCTGCAGCCGCCCGATCATGGCGAAGTCCATGTCTTTGGCGAGCCGGTGCTGGGAGCGAATGACGATCAGGCGTTCGAGATTCGCCGCCGCTGGGGCGTGCTGTTCCAGGGCGGTGCGCTGTTCTCGACCCTGACCGTGTCGGAGAATGTCCAGGTCCCGCTCAAGGAATTCTACCCCCAGCTCGATCAGGGGCTGCTCGACGAGATCGCTGCGTACAAGGTGGTGATGACCGGGCTGCCCCCCAATGCGGGGCCGAAATATCCCGCCGAGCTGTCGGGCGGCATGAAGAAGCGCGCGGGACTTGCGCGCAGCCTGGCGCTCGATCCCGAACTGCTGTTCCTCGACGAACCGACCGCCGGGCTCGATCCGATCGGCGCTGCGGCGTTCGATGAACTCACGCGTTCGCTTCAGCAGACGTTGGGGCTGACGGTCTTCCTCATCACCCATGATCTCGATACGCTCTACGCGATCTGCGATCGCGTCGCGGTGCTCGCCGACAAGCGGGTGATCGCGGTGGGGACGATCGACGAACTTCTCGCGCTGGATCACCCGTGGATTCAGGAATATTTCAATGGCCCGCGCGGCCGCGCGGCGGTGTCCAGCGCGGAACGCGCGGCTGCCAAGGGGGCTTAA
- a CDS encoding transglycosylase domain-containing protein — protein MRYDTLYPEIADPRAAIPPPPGPGAGGGVQPPLGDYTVNLPVIVRRRKWRWIPRILGILILLFIAAVAWLVFTAPLSKSLEPPVPPSITLLSAEGTPIARTGAVVGKPVDAAKLPDHVVEAFVAVEDRRFRSHLGVDPRGILRAFVNNMFTDNSRQGGSTITQQLAKNAFLNSDRTFGRKFQEVLIAFWLEAWLTKDEILSRYLSNVYFGDNQYGLDAAARHYFSRPATDLTTAQAAMLAGLVKAPSRLAPSSNLKGARERQAVVIGTMVDAGFLTEAEAKAVQPARLRLSKVKTLPSGTYFADWVLPEARDRSGEIATNQTVTTTLEARMQRAAERAVRNAGLRKAQVAIVAMRPDGRVIAMVGGKSYAQSPFNRATQAQRQPGSTFKLFVYLAALRAGMTPDSTVRDEPVTIGKWSPKNSDGRYRGVITLREAFARSSNVAAARLTQQVGPAAVIRAARDLGITSPIPNEASIALGTSSVSLLELTAAYAAIASGTTPVRPHGLSDTDAPGWAERLIGATRSLSRRELEGMRDLLAATVDGGTGRTAALSVDTFGKTGTTQDNRDALFLGYANGIVTGVWLGNDDNSPNGGLAGGGIPARIWRDFMSQALGVTARPRPEPVVENVTDILTEDPENFIDDGPIEFEGSFGGREMGVRVNRDGSIEMIRPRRDVPREEEFEDMPPPVRERRRREGAPADEFEF, from the coding sequence ATGCGTTACGACACCCTCTATCCCGAGATCGCGGACCCCCGCGCCGCGATCCCGCCCCCGCCCGGCCCGGGCGCAGGCGGCGGCGTGCAGCCGCCGCTCGGCGACTATACGGTCAACCTTCCGGTCATCGTCCGGCGCCGCAAATGGCGCTGGATTCCCCGGATTCTCGGCATCCTCATCCTGTTGTTCATCGCTGCGGTCGCCTGGCTGGTGTTCACCGCGCCGCTCAGCAAGTCGCTCGAACCGCCGGTGCCGCCCTCGATCACCCTGTTGTCGGCCGAGGGGACGCCGATCGCGCGCACCGGCGCCGTGGTGGGCAAGCCGGTCGATGCGGCGAAACTGCCAGACCATGTCGTCGAGGCGTTCGTCGCGGTCGAAGATCGCCGCTTCCGCTCGCATCTCGGTGTCGATCCGCGCGGCATATTGCGCGCCTTCGTCAACAACATGTTCACCGACAATAGCCGTCAGGGCGGCAGCACGATCACGCAGCAGCTCGCCAAGAACGCGTTTCTGAACTCCGACCGCACCTTCGGACGCAAGTTTCAGGAGGTGCTGATCGCCTTCTGGCTCGAAGCCTGGCTGACCAAGGACGAGATTCTCTCGCGCTATCTCTCCAACGTCTATTTCGGCGACAATCAGTACGGCCTCGACGCCGCCGCGCGCCATTATTTCAGCCGCCCGGCGACGGACCTCACCACCGCCCAGGCGGCAATGCTGGCCGGACTGGTCAAGGCGCCCTCGCGGCTCGCGCCCTCCTCGAACCTCAAGGGTGCGCGCGAACGCCAGGCGGTGGTGATCGGCACGATGGTCGACGCCGGCTTCCTGACCGAGGCGGAAGCCAAGGCGGTCCAGCCCGCGCGGCTGCGCCTGTCCAAGGTCAAGACCTTGCCCAGCGGCACCTATTTCGCCGACTGGGTGCTGCCCGAAGCGCGCGACCGTTCGGGCGAGATCGCCACCAACCAGACCGTGACGACGACGCTGGAAGCGCGGATGCAGCGCGCCGCCGAGCGCGCAGTGCGCAATGCCGGGCTGCGCAAGGCACAGGTGGCGATCGTCGCGATGCGCCCCGACGGGCGGGTGATCGCGATGGTCGGGGGCAAGAGCTATGCGCAATCCCCGTTCAACCGCGCGACCCAGGCGCAGCGCCAGCCGGGCTCGACCTTCAAGCTGTTCGTCTATCTCGCCGCGCTGCGCGCCGGGATGACCCCCGATTCCACCGTGCGCGACGAACCGGTGACGATCGGCAAATGGAGTCCCAAGAACAGCGACGGTCGCTATCGCGGGGTCATCACCTTGCGTGAGGCGTTTGCCCGGTCGAGCAACGTCGCCGCCGCGCGGCTGACCCAGCAGGTCGGACCCGCCGCAGTGATCCGCGCCGCCCGCGATCTCGGCATCACCTCGCCCATCCCCAATGAGGCATCGATCGCGCTCGGCACCTCCAGCGTCTCGCTGCTCGAACTCACCGCCGCCTATGCCGCCATCGCCAGCGGCACCACGCCGGTGCGCCCGCACGGCCTGTCCGACACCGACGCGCCCGGCTGGGCAGAGCGGCTGATCGGGGCAACCCGGTCGCTGTCGCGGCGCGAGTTGGAGGGGATGCGCGACTTGCTCGCCGCGACCGTCGATGGCGGCACTGGACGCACCGCCGCGCTGTCGGTCGACACGTTCGGCAAGACTGGGACGACGCAGGACAATCGCGACGCGCTATTCCTGGGCTATGCCAATGGCATCGTCACCGGGGTTTGGCTGGGCAATGACGACAACAGTCCCAATGGCGGGCTGGCGGGCGGTGGCATCCCGGCGCGCATCTGGCGCGATTTCATGAGCCAGGCGCTGGGCGTGACCGCGCGTCCCCGACCCGAGCCGGTGGTGGAGAATGTCACGGACATCCTGACCGAAGACCCGGAGAATTTCATCGACGACGGCCCCATCGAGTTCGAAGGCAGCTTCGGCGGCCGCGAGATGGGCGTCCGCGTCAATCGCGACGGCAGCATCGAGATGATCCGCCCCCGCCGTGACGTCCCGCGCGAGGAAGAGTTCGAAGACATGCCGCCGCCCGTCCGCGAACGTCGCCGCCGCGAGGGTGCGCCGGCGGACGAGTTCGAATTCTAG